The following are encoded together in the Gordonia insulae genome:
- a CDS encoding S9 family peptidase has protein sequence MTPGPGDPGRDTSAPAHPVRFDERGWHTYGASVSPDGSAFAYIIDDGTGYPRAAQRSLSKDGVGDLRWVRLRATGPVRKVIHSTDSRWLAVEIAPSGGEHHQVWVVTTDADDDTAHRIGATRPDGRSFGTVALVGWDTDWVLITATEPDGTAHALRVHPGTSTTTTLDVRVGGALVDSWKGATLVRVGPRGYRDMLLLRRRVDAASDEIVMTPLLPNDPGAVTDHGYILDQGFDHPSSVFVGPPQDALRDLDSVQAIVISDFDAKYPRLLGVEVGAGGVRFRVLAQRPGAGIDEFAVSHDQSTVAMLWNINGRSELQVLTLPDQTLHDPIPLPGAVAADLSISAAGSLVAVTVSSPQHSPLVHLINTGTGDVLAVRDDVITGEGPSSGLHPELLEFSARDGMPLSGLLFRARRDGPGPTLLYFHGGPEAQTRPDYNFLFGPLVDAGITVFAPNVRGSSGYGRLFSHADDRYGRYAGIDDAADCAEFLVSQGVADPDAIYCSGRSYGGYLTLACLTFHPDMFAAGIAICGMSDLESFFRNTEPWIAVAAHTKYGHPESDRELLADLSPIHRIADVRAPLLVIHGAHDTNVPVSESQQMVDELRARGAIAELLLFNDEGHEIVKRHNQQRLTEAVAGWVLRHPVRPAAVTG, from the coding sequence ATCACGCCCGGCCCCGGCGACCCGGGACGGGACACGTCGGCACCGGCCCACCCCGTGCGCTTCGACGAACGCGGTTGGCACACCTACGGCGCGTCGGTGTCCCCCGACGGTTCCGCGTTCGCCTACATCATCGACGACGGCACCGGGTATCCCCGTGCCGCCCAACGCTCCCTGTCCAAGGACGGCGTCGGCGACCTGCGGTGGGTGCGGCTGCGGGCGACCGGACCGGTACGCAAGGTCATCCATTCCACCGACAGCCGGTGGCTGGCCGTCGAGATCGCGCCGAGTGGCGGTGAGCACCACCAGGTCTGGGTGGTCACCACCGACGCCGACGACGACACCGCCCATCGCATCGGCGCCACCCGCCCGGACGGGCGGTCGTTCGGCACGGTCGCGCTCGTCGGCTGGGACACCGACTGGGTCCTCATCACCGCCACCGAACCCGATGGCACCGCACACGCCCTCCGGGTACACCCGGGCACCTCCACCACCACGACCCTCGACGTCCGCGTCGGCGGCGCCCTCGTCGACTCGTGGAAGGGCGCCACCCTCGTCCGGGTCGGCCCGCGGGGCTACCGGGACATGCTGCTGTTGCGCCGCCGCGTCGACGCGGCATCCGACGAGATCGTGATGACACCACTGCTGCCCAACGATCCCGGCGCCGTGACCGACCACGGGTACATCCTGGATCAGGGCTTCGATCATCCGTCATCGGTGTTCGTCGGACCGCCGCAGGATGCGCTGCGCGACCTCGACAGCGTGCAGGCCATCGTGATCAGTGATTTCGACGCCAAGTATCCCCGCCTGCTCGGCGTCGAGGTCGGGGCCGGCGGCGTTCGCTTCCGGGTGCTCGCACAACGGCCGGGCGCCGGCATCGACGAGTTCGCCGTGAGTCACGACCAGTCCACCGTGGCCATGCTCTGGAATATCAACGGCCGCAGCGAATTACAGGTGCTCACCCTCCCCGACCAGACTCTGCACGATCCGATCCCCCTACCCGGGGCGGTGGCCGCCGACCTGTCGATCAGTGCGGCGGGCAGCCTCGTCGCGGTCACGGTGTCGAGTCCGCAGCACTCGCCGCTCGTACACCTGATCAACACGGGGACCGGTGATGTCCTCGCCGTCCGCGACGACGTGATCACCGGCGAGGGGCCGTCGAGCGGCTTGCATCCGGAGCTGCTCGAGTTCTCCGCCCGTGACGGGATGCCGTTGTCCGGCCTGCTGTTCCGCGCCCGCCGCGACGGCCCCGGCCCCACCCTGCTCTATTTCCACGGCGGACCGGAGGCACAGACCCGGCCCGACTACAACTTCCTGTTCGGTCCACTCGTCGACGCCGGGATCACCGTCTTCGCCCCCAATGTCCGCGGGTCCTCGGGATATGGACGGCTCTTCTCCCATGCCGACGACCGCTACGGACGGTACGCCGGGATCGACGACGCCGCCGACTGCGCCGAGTTCCTCGTCTCGCAGGGTGTCGCCGATCCGGATGCGATCTACTGCTCGGGCCGGTCCTACGGCGGATATCTGACGCTGGCGTGCCTGACCTTCCATCCGGACATGTTCGCGGCCGGCATCGCCATCTGCGGCATGAGCGACCTGGAGTCGTTCTTCCGCAACACCGAGCCGTGGATCGCGGTGGCGGCCCACACCAAGTACGGCCACCCCGAATCCGATCGGGAGCTGCTCGCCGACCTGTCCCCGATCCATCGCATCGCCGACGTGCGGGCACCGCTGCTGGTGATCCACGGCGCCCACGACACCAATGTGCCGGTGAGCGAATCCCAGCAGATGGTCGACGAGTTGCGCGCCCGGGGTGCCATCGCCGAGCTGCTGCTGTTCAACGACGAGGGGCATGAGATCGTCAAGCGGCACAACCAACAACGACTCACCGAGGCGGTCGCCGGGTGGGTCCTGCGGCATCCGGTGAGACCGGCGGCGGTGACCGGATGA